The proteins below come from a single Miscanthus floridulus cultivar M001 chromosome 1, ASM1932011v1, whole genome shotgun sequence genomic window:
- the LOC136465861 gene encoding uncharacterized protein: MLMATRKLLHYFTNHEVSVITSYLLGDIIRNHDAAGQISKWALELMDHDIRYIPRTAIKSQALADFVTKWTEVQLPTLDVTHEYWMMYFDGSIMAPGLGAGVVLISSNRSRLRYVIHLHFFASNNAVEYEALINELCIAIELGAMWLYVRGDSELVIDQVMKESSYKSPLMVAYCQEVCKLEDKL; this comes from the coding sequence atgctgatggcgacccgaaagctcctacactacttcactaaCCACGAAGTctcggtcatcacttcatacctgctgggagacatcatccgcaaccacgacgCCGCAGGccaaatctccaagtgggcactcgagctaatggaccatgacattaggtatatcccccgcaccgctattaagtctcaggctctcgcggACTTTGTCActaaatggacggaggtccagctcccaaccctagacgtcacccacgagtactggatgatgtacttcgatgggtccataatggcgcccggcttaggggctggagtggttctgatctcctcgaacaggagcaggctccgctacgtGATTCACCTCCATTTTTTTGCCTCAAACAACGctgtggaatacgaggccctcatcaacgaactatgcatcgccatcgagctcggcgctatgtGGCTGTACGTCcgcggtgactcagagttggtcatcgaccaagtcatgaaggaatcctcctacaaaagccccctcatggtagcatactgccaggaggtgtgcaagctcgaggacaaattatAG
- the LOC136498724 gene encoding GDSL esterase/lipase At1g28600-like yields MASSLVVVLPLLLLVVCPYAAVSYPAGTCRYTRLFSLGDSLTDTGNFASLSPNGSVLAFPYGETFFRRPTGRFCDGRLIVDFIAEALKLPLSTPFLLGKTAEDFRAGANLAVSGATALSQQLFKDMGLDLTILPPYSLDVQLEWLKRVLHMLAPTGPERQEIMSSSLFLLGEIGFNDYNHPFFQNRSFTAQIRPLLPKVIKKIENATKVLIGLGAKTIVVPGVIPMGCAPRYLTIFQSNDPGDYDAAGCIRWLNDFAEEHNRALRHMLDYIRPRDPTVAVVVYADYYGAILEITRSPQKHGFRKDVALTACCGDGGPHNSGKLIACNATSILCPDPSRHISWDGIHLTEAAYQFVARGVLDGPYAAPSSILSKCRR; encoded by the exons ATGGCGTCTTCCCTAGTGGTTGTCCTCCCCCTTCTCCTCCTCGTGGTGTGCCCGTACGCCGCCGTGTCGTACCCGGCCGGCACTTGCCGCTACACGCGCCTGTTCAGCTTGGGCGATTCGTTGACCGACACCGGCAACTTTGCCAGCTTGTCCCCCAACGGATCCGTGTTGGCGTTCCCCTACGGAGAGACCTTCTTCCGCCGCCCCACCGGCCGGTTCTGCGACGGCCGGCTCATCGTCGACTTCATTG CGGAGGCGTTGAAGCTGCCGCTCTCGACACCGTTCCTCCTCGGGaagacggcggaggacttccggGCGGGAGCCAACCTGGCGGTGTCCGGCGCGACGGCGCTGAGCCAGCAGCTGTTCAAGGACATGGGGCTGGACCTCACCATCCTGCCACCCTACTCGCTGGACGTGCAGCTGGAGTGGCTCAAGCGCGTGCTCCACATGCTCGCCCCAACCGGGCCAG AGCGGCAGGAAATCATGTCGAGCTCTCTTTTCCTGTTGGGGGAGATTGGGTTTAACGACTACAACCACCCTTTCTTCCAGAACCGATCCTTCACGGCCCAGATCAGGCCCTTGCTCCCAAAGGTCATCAAAAAGATTGAAAACGCTACCAAG GTGTTGATCGGGCTTGGAGCAAAGACGATCGTGGTCCCCGGAGTCATCCCCATGGGCTGCGCCCCGAGGTACCTCACCATCTTCCAGAGCAACGACCCCGGCGACTACGACGCCGCCGGCTGCATCAGGTGGCTCAACGACTTCGCCGAGGAGCACAACCGCGCGCTCAGGCACATGCTGGACTACATCCGTCCCCGGGATCCCAcggtcgccgtcgtcgtctacgcCGACTACTACGGCGCCATCCTGGAGATCACCCGCAGCCCCCAGAAACACG GGTTCAGGAAGGACGTTGCTTTGACCGCGTGCTGCGGCGACGGCGGGCCCCACAACTCTGGCAAGCTCATCGCCTGCAACGCCACGTCGATTCTCTGCCCTGACCCGTCCAGGCACATCTCCTGGGACGGGATCCATCTCACTGAAGCTGCGTACCAGTTCGTGGCGCGTGGCGTCCTGGACGGGCCATACGCTGCACCCTCCTCCATACTCTCCAAATGCAGACGCTAA
- the LOC136498708 gene encoding L10-interacting MYB domain-containing protein-like codes for MPEIVWNVENLRILCGLMAEQVEKGNRPNTFLNSVGYAEVEKGFKDRTGIVLTKNQIKNKWDKLKEDFKAWKKLTMGQTGIGWNNGTINMDDEWWNKAKASIPGCGKFKKQPLQNEEELAICFQGLVNVGSDHWNPCGNTPTVAVDDVVRVDDEVAALGATQEEDLDEITPSPSSGKRPARPFHVTGKKPKTANAILIQEACTSMASSASAYAAKKEGKFTNEEVMKAVIECGATYGSDEHYIATSLFVKREQREMFMTLPTNEIKKNWLTRKYNDRLAK; via the exons ATGCCGGAAATTGTTTGGAACGTAGAGAACCTTCGGATCCTTTGTGGTTTGATGGCTGAGCAAGTCGAGAAAGGAAACCGGCCAAATACTTTCTTGAATTCAGTGGGCTATGCTGAGGTTGAGAAAGGATTCAAAGATCGGACGGGTATTGTATTGACCAAGAACCAAATCAAGAACAAGTGGGACAAACTGAAGGAAGATTTCAAGGCATGGAAAAAGCTAACAATGGGGCAAACAGGAATTGGTTGGAATAATGGCACTATTAATATGGATGATGAATGGTGGAACAAAGCTAAAGCT TCTATTCCAGGCTGTGGGAAATTTAAGAAGCAGCCACTTCAAAATGAAGAAGAGTTAGCAATTTGTTTCCAAGGTCTTGTGAATGTTGGTTCTGATCATTGGAACCCTTGTGGTAACACTCCTACAGTGGCTGTGGATGATGTTGTTCGTGTGGATGATGAAGTTGCTGCACTAGGTGCGACACAAGAAGAGGATTTAGATGAGATTACCCCTTCCCCTAGTAGTGGCAAGAGACCGGCAAGGCCTTTCCATGTTACAGGCAAGAAGCCTAAGACAGCCAATGCAATCCTCATTCAAGAAGCATGCACTAGTATGGCTAGTTCAGCAAGTGCATATGCTGCCAAGAAAGAAGGAAAATTCACTAATGAAGAAGTGATGAAGGCAGTAATTGAATGTGGTGCTACGTATGGATCCGATGAACACTACATTGCCACTTCATTGTTTGTCAAGAGGGAGCAAAGGGAGATGTTCATGACCTTACCTACTAATGAAATTAAGAAGAATTGGCTCACTAGAAAATATAATGACAGGCTTGCAAAGTAG
- the LOC136498692 gene encoding uncharacterized protein, translating into MSSSESGDSTDDDDQFFSLIQGGANLAKAYVSLYMDKAPPRISQLSGMGWVTETLNTPGECHRMFRMNERIFLDLHDKLTTRYGLQPSKFINTYESLAIFLFICGGCETNRKGQNRFKHSGETISKKFHEVLDCVIAMAKDYIRPIDPNFRSVHKRIRNDKRAWPHFKDCIGALDGTHILVSLSPEEQVRYIGKSRVPTQNVLAICDFDMRFTYVSAGQPGAYHDTSVLYHAMEVDKQAFPHPPEDKYYAVDAGYPNRPGYLSPYKGERYHLPEWHRGMEPNTPTEKFNRIHSSVRNVIERSFGLLKMKWPILYKMPHFSMLTQKKVVAACMVVHNFIREHASGDVDFARFDRDPNFVPTIPERYNKYAVSRHASDTSTNEASFVTMDTFRDSLATSIALAWN; encoded by the exons ATGTCTTCAAGTGAAAGTGGTGACAGTACTGATGATGACGATCAATTTTTTTCTCTCATTCAAGGTGGTGCAAATCTTGCTAAGGCTTATGTGAGCCTTTATATGGACAAGGCACCACCAAGGATATCACAGCTGAGTGGAATGGGATGGGTGACTGAGACCCTAAACACTCCAGGAGAATGCCACAGAATGTTTCGGATGAATGAGCGCATCTTTCTGGATCTTCATGATAAGTTGACTACTCGTTATGGTTTGCAACCATCCAAGTTCATAAATACTTATGAATCACTagcaatatttttatttatatgtgGTGGCTGTGAGACAAATAGAAAAGGGCAAAATAGGTTCAAGCATTCTGGTGAAACCATTAGTAAGAAATTTCATGAAGTTCTTGATTGTGTGATTGCAATGGCTAAGGATTACATAAGACCAATTGATCCCAATTTTCGGTCAGTTCACAAGAGAATTAGAAATGACAAAAGAGCATGGCCACATTTCAAGGATTGCATAGGAGCACTAGATGGAACTCATATTCTAGTGTCTCTTTCACCTGAGGAACAAGTTAGATACATTGGAAAGTCAAGAGTTCCTACTCAAAATGTGCTTGCCATTTGTGATTTTGATATGCGTTTCACATATGTGTCTGCGGGGCAACCGGGGGCTTATCATGACACAAGTGTACTGTACCATGCAATGGAAGTGGATAAGCAGGCCTTCCCGCATCCTCCtgaag ACAAGTACTATGCTGTGGACGCGGGCTATCCTAATCGTCCAGGTTACTTATCTCCATACAAGGGTGAAAGATATCATTTACCAGAGTGGCATCGAGGTATGGAACCAAATACTCCAACAGAAAAGTTCAATCGGATTCATTCATCTGTTCGTAATGTGATTGAACGTTCATTTGGACTATTAAAGATGAAATGGCCAATTCTTTATAAGATGCCCCATTTTTCCATGCTAACACAAAAGAAGGTTGTAGCTGCATGCATGGTCGTCCACAATTTCATACGTGAGCATGCTAGTGGGGATGTGGACTTTGCTAGATTTGATCGAGATCCGAACTTTGTGCCAACTATCCCGGAAAGGTACAACAAGTATGCTGTGTCTCGCCATGCCTCTGATACGTCTACTAATGAAGCAAGCTTTGTGACCATGGACACATTTCGTGATAGTTTGGCTACATCCATCGCATTAGCTTGGAATTAA
- the LOC136498676 gene encoding 10 kDa chaperonin, mitochondrial-like codes for MAKRLIPSLNRVLVEKLLQPKKSAGGILLPETTKQLNAAKVIAVGPGDRDRVGKLIPVSLSEGDTVLLPEYGGTEVKLAEKEYLLFREHDILGKLEG; via the exons ATGGCGAAGCGTCTGATCCCCTCGCTGAACCGGGTGCTGGTGGAGAAGCTGCTGCAGCCCAAGAAGAGCGCCGGCGGCATCCTCCTCCCGGAGACCACCAAGCAG CTGAACGCTGCTAAAGTCATTGCTGTTGGCCCTGGTGATCGTGATAGGGTTGGTAAGCTGATCCCTGTATCTCTGAGTGAAGGCGACACTGTTCTGCTTCCGGAGTATGGTGGAACAGAAGTGAAGCTTGCTGAAAAAGA GTACCTTCTTTTCAGAGAGCACGACATACTGGGGAAGCTTGAGGGGTAG